The Apostichopus japonicus isolate 1M-3 chromosome 1, ASM3797524v1, whole genome shotgun sequence DNA segment ATTTTCATTAGTAACTCGTAAGTTTATCCTGCTCTCGTTCACCAACATTTAACACTAGATTCTTTACAACCGAACCGAGCAAAAGTAAAGTAATACCGAGTGAAGAACATGACCAGTTGCTAGTAACcttatttattactgttattactTAGTTATTACTGTTAAACAACATATGAGATTCAAGATTTGGGTTTGTCCTCTTTTACTGAGACCGCCTTAAATAACTCATTCcgaccggtatatatatatatatatatatatacatacatatatatatatatatatacatacatatatatatttatatatatatatatttatatatatacacatatatatatatatatgtatatatataaatatatataggaataacggaaaaactgttaaacaactatgctgcatttagagaaaggctggatctcgagtgagatacaataattgaattaggtaagtgattggaagtaaaacagccaatgtttggtttttgcagagctttcgagcaaaactagctcttcttcagtgcatgatcaccgaaagtgacaaggagtagcaggaattgaaactgttttatagagaagatgtcggcatggttgtaaaggcaaagcgacttactgatttctgctgaatagagcagaagttttagaaattcggattattttaatccgcgtcggattattttaatccgattccgtcgtaattgtaaaggaattgttttggtttatctgggacggcaaatcgtttctgatgtttaaaccgaatggtgccgtggtctttaggtttagttcccagaaattttctttcgctttcctagatttatctgtccaagaatcgttctggtcaatggcaataacacgcatgcggtttaaacatcagaaacgatttgccgtcccagataaaccaaaacaattcctttacaattacgacggaatcggattaaaataatccgacgcggattaaaataatccgaatttctaaaacttctgctctattcagcagaaatcagtaagtcgctttgcctttacaaccatgccgacatcttctctataaaacagtttcaattcctgctactccttgtcactttcggtgatcatgcactgaagaagagctagttttgctcgaaagctctgcaaaaaccaaacattggctgttttacttccaatcacttacctatataaatatatatatatatatatatatatatatatatatatatatttatatattgtgaTGTATTTGCGAACATGTCATAAGGTTAACATCGATGAGAGAATTTGTTCTTGTTTCTGCTGAATGTCATTTAACGTCATGTACTTAATAACTTAGTTTATGTTTTCATAAACTTGCTCAGGTTGGACACGGAATCTATGAGTATCGCTTCCCCGGGCAGGGGTGTGCTCCTTCTCACCTCAGATGGCACGGTCAGCCTCTCAACTACCATAGTACTCTCAACTAAATGCAGTCTAATGTATGTAACAATGAATTGAATAGATAATTCCACTATTTTCATCTTATACGTTGGGTGCATATTTATATGTGAAAACATTTCACAATTAAAGTACTATGTAATTacagagcaaaaaaaaaaaaaaaaaaaaaaaaacgaaaaacacCAGAAACCAACGgaatattgtgtgtgtgtatatctagacagttattcaaagccaatttatacgcgtTAACACACCAgcagaatcactgtggtcgagtggtacggacttctgttcgtgtatatgtttatatctaGAACAGAATTCACCGTATGATGCAAAGTGATAACGCCTCATAAAGTGATATttaacatcatataataaacgTCAATGTGATCTAAGGTGACTGGAAATGATGTGCTGAACGTACCATCATGTGATTAACAGCAGGAACCATTTTTACTTCGAGGTAAAAAGCAATACAAATGACTGTTTTGCAATAGTTGTGTTTCTTCAGAATTCTTGGGTGTTCTGTTCAGTTTTCGACAATTGCTCAGCgttttaacaacatttttatCTATTCTTTATACAGGGTTCAGTACTTCCCCTACGATACTCAACTGTGCCCTTTATACTTCTTTCCCGAGAATCAACCCTCCGAAAAAATCAGTCTCATTTCGTCATCTCCAATAGACGCAACTGCAAAAGAcgataacaatgaatggactgTCGTTAACTTCACTAGTAACAACGGGGAATATTTAATGCCAGGACTTACTCCAAATAATTCTACCTCCTTGTTAAGTTACGGCGTGTATTGTCTTTTCCTTCAAAGAGATCCAAGTTACTATATCTCAACTCTTGTGATACCCTCATCGGTTTTAAGTTTACTAGCTTTTGCGACGTTCTGCTTGCCTCCTGATTGTGGAGAGAGAATATCACTCGGAGTGTCAATGGTTCTTGGATTAACTGTATTTCAACTCCTAGTAGCGGACATTTTACCGACAACTAAAGGCTTACCTATTCTCAATCAGTACCTAAGTAGAAACTTTATGATGGCTTGCTTAACTATACCATTTTCATTAATGAATATCAAATTAGCATATGGTGACAGCAAAGTTTTCCTCTTGAAGTTTTCTTTTACTAGGAAACTTTTCGTAGAATATTTGCCTCGTATAACAATGGTCCCTTCATACACGGAAAGAATACGGAATGTAGGAACCAATCACATGAATCCGGTCCAAACGAAGGAAATACTTGGAAATAAATTCGAGAGCGAATTTCCAGTGATGCCATCTACTCATGAAGACAACGTCAGTAAAAGAGAGAAAGTAAGTGGAACCTTATTGAGAATTATAGAATATAATAAAACGTCTTTTGAAACGTCAAATAATTGTTTAAATAAATTGTTTCCCATACATACTTGCATATTCCAAATTTTAGAAAAACACGTGATTACCAACTTCGTCTTTCACATTTGCTCTCAATTGCTATCtatttctttcaggtttgatcaCTCAAAATTTTTACATTTGTGTAGCCCAATCACATAACTTCATTGTCAAAACgtagagatattttgtgtataagttgaattcttttcttatttgaaaaaaaagttctaATAGGCCGGTAAACATCGTTTAAACTCTAACGGTAACTATTGccgatttgtttttaaattgtcGGCTGTTCAACCTGTACTGGCATCTTCAAAGATCCATGTTGTctttgtagaaatatattttctattaCAGTTGCCAACATTTGCATGTGTTACAAGTTTGTGTGCACCTACGTTAAGAACCTTTTAAATTATGCAAAACATCAAAACCAAAACGGCAACATGAACTTAAAACAAATCATTAGAAAAAACAAACCACAACATCAAAACATCCCCACATTCCAGCACGATCCAGTCAACCGATCTCCCAAAGCCAAACATTGTACCCAGTGACTATTTAACGATCATCCGTAACCCTCCCTGATGCAGAATGAAGGTGACCAGACAATCACATACCAAACAAACAGTCCCAAAACATGAGTATTGCGTTCAAGACTACCACATCCAGCTGTCGGTCACAAATCAGATAATGACGCAGTAAGGAAATCAACATCAGGGCCCTGTGTAAATACTCCACCACAGTTTACTAAAGCCATCGTTCAACTTGACGATCAACAGGTGTACACACATTTTTACGTACAGCTTATATTACCTTATATTTCCTTATTTCGTATATTTCCTTTATTCCTATATTTCATTCTAGCTTTGCATTCAAATACACATCGGTTTACTGCAAACTTATGACCACTTTAAGAAATTAAAGAATCACGAATTACCTTCTCTTAACTCCACAGGACAAGATCGAAGCTCGTACAGTTGCTCTGGTCATGGACAAACTCCTGTTGTTCGCCTTCCTCATAGCCTTTGCAACCTTCTCCATCAGTACGATCATTCAATTCAACCAAAACCCTGGAGTACCTCCTTATTCTTGCAAGGAATACTAACTTTATGTCGATACTGTTCCATCTACAGAAGGTTTAATGCATGTTAAGATATATTGTGTTTAATTTATTCACAAAGGAGACGATTATACGGCAAATTAAACTTGGTTTTGCACCTTTAAGTAATATGTTTGATGAATGATGACATAGGATAATTTAGAAATAATTTATCTCGTCTGCAAGTAAGAATAATCACTGGTCAGTAATTGACAAAACATTACCTTGTATATAGTTAACAGAACTGCGGAACAAGGATCATGTAAGTCATTAATTAATGTTATCTTGTGTGTGTATGGTGTCGTAGATGCGATTACGCACATGAATTTGTTAATTTGGCTTTGTGGAGGTATTTATCGATGGCGAGGGTAAAGCCGGGGGATGGGTAGGAAGATGGTCACTGCCCACCAACTTCATCGTCCGGCGGGGGATTTTTTAAGAACAAATTTCACCCCAAAACATAATTTGTGAATGGAATTAAGAAGCACAAACTTGCGCTTAGGCGTAAGTAATATTCTAAATATGCTTCAGAATGAACCATTTGAATTACAACGTGCAATGTTTGGGGGAGTTATTAATCAACATCACaagtgaaaaaaagttaacgATATATTTCTTCCACAATACTTTCTTCAATTTACTATGACGGTGAATATTGTTTGAtgcagcatgttactttaaGAGTTTGCCACGCTAATTGCTGTTATGTACGTTTTAAGTGGTCatgtattattatgctaatttgtaaGCATAGAGCACAATTAGCGCAGTTTCAGGTTACGGTCAAGTAACCTGATAGGAAATATTGTTTGAtgcagcatgttactttaaGAGTTTGCCACGCTTATTGCTGTTATGTACGTTTTAAGTGGTCatgtattattatgctaatttgtaaGCATAGAGCACAATTAGCGCAGTTTCAGGTTACGGTCAAGTAACCttataggaaagaaaaaagaaaagaaagacaatAATTTTCCAAGGAGTGGCTTGTTCTCTTCTTCGAGTGGCACCAGTCTGTCTGTCACGCCACGTTAAAGAACTATGAGGTCTGCCTACCCCTGAAGACACATCTTCCCGTTCCGGTCTTTCTTTAAACTACCAACCCGTCTGTTTTTGACTCTTACTTGCTTCTCTTTTGCTACCACTTTAAGACCTGTTCTCTTTTTGGACATATTCCCTTCCtgaattgttatttattttacgCTGTCCTGAAGCTTCCGGATACACCCTCTATATAGGACACCTCGGCGAGGAGCCCAATGGCAGCCGGCCAACCCGAGGTACCTATACGCTCGCTAAGTTAACTTTAAAGTACCGGTACGTGCTGTATTAATGTTAAGTGGTTTGTTTCCACCAAGACACACTGATTAGATTCATTTTTAAAGACTACCTCCTAGTACCTGGACttcgtaacaatatatatatatatatatgtatatatatatgcatatatatacatatatatatatatatatatatatatatataggtcactATATATaggtcactttcggtgatcatgcactgaagaagagctagttttgctcgaaagctctgcaaaaaccaaacattggctgttttacttccaatcacttacctaattcaattattgtatctcactcgagatccagcctttctctaaatgcagcatagttgtttaacagtttttccgttattcctatatatatatatatatatatatatgcatacatcaTATATATGTCAGATATTGATAACATTCGATGAGAAATCCACGAAATCTTAATTATCTAAGTTGGATGCCTTTTTCAAAACTTAATAACATAATTTCTGCTAGTGTGTTTCCAGTTAGTGGACACTCTTTAACATGTGATTGGATGGTGACTCTTGGAAATGTGGATTCATCATAGCTAGGAATTTAAGCAACCTGTGACTACTGTTTATCGCTTAATGTTTGATTAAATGTTGCTGCGAAGTGAAACAATCTTAGAATGGCCTATCaaacaaattattataaatCCATCTTGTAAAACAGGATTAATAATGATAAACCATTTTCTCGGAGCGTTCACATTATTTCAAAATCTGTCGAATATtggtgtttttttgttgttgacgcTATGCTATCGTTATACGAAGGTAATATCAGCTACCATACCATAACATACCATTTAAAACAATTACGTagcaataaaatcaaatataacGAGGTTTGTATATTGAACTTAAGGAATGACTTATCCTAttatcacttttatttttaagattttCGTTCAATTCTGAAACTTATTTCCAGAAGACCTTCGGGCCTGAAGTAATCACACTCCAGCCATTGAAAATACggcattaatttaaatattgaaaggACTCTTCTCTCTGTTTTCAATAAAGGTTAAATCGTTAACCCAATGATTTGATTTAGTGGTAGTGTTGCATCAATAAATCCAAAGATAATATAACTTAACGACCAAGACGTTGATAGCCTATGAGATGAATGTTTTACTCTTTGCAGTATGACAGAGCAAACAACTAGTAGATATTTTGTTCAACGACTCTCGTGATTGTTGTAACGTTGCCATGGACTTCAGAATTCTCGTGACCACTAATAGTCTGAGTGGTAAAGACAAACAATGACGAGACGATTTTTTAATCGATTGCCTACTTTCAGGTttaattattttactttcttgAAACGGGAAATCTTGGTTATTTGTCGGCTGTTAATGAGACACTCACCATAAAAGTACTTCACCTGAATGACATTGCAAAGTTTAACCTTCAAAGTTAAATGCTTGCTCTGATATTACTGACCGGTATGGCAAGCACTCGAGCTAAATAACCTTAAAGTATAGATTGACATAGGAATCTGCCCATATTGGGTTCGGGGAATGGATCAGATGTAATTttgcatttaaaatattttctcgagtaatattaatataaacaaatattaatgagCTACGTGGCAAGGTCAAATCATTGCTCTTGATAgttaaatatgtaatatgtaatgtCAAGTTAGCTGTCAATATCGAAACTAAGTTTACTGTAGGAATTGtgtctatgtttgacaggttattgTTAACCAGGGTCATATCTGTGATGTGTTTTGTGACCGTTATCGCTGAATAAGTCTGCTTTTTATAATTCTTAATATTATTAATCTTAATACTATTAatcttatttctttcattttcatgattttcattTCTTATTGTGAGTTCAAACTAAAGTCTTTCTTATTTACGTTCTATATGctaatatttgtaatttttttttcgtgtagtagttaagtaatatttattttattcactGTTTGTTCTTTTCCTACTTTGTATTCATCTTGGTTGAGcagaaatatattaaaacatatGAGACACATACAGCAGTTGAGGACACATGCTAACACTTACACGGTCGAAGAAATATGtactttgtttatcttttcccacctttgttttgcttttatcTCTGATTTCTATTCTGCTAATAACAGATTTAATAACTCTATCTCAGTAATACCATGGGATCCTATGCACTAAAGCACTgtgattttttaatttaagaTATCGGATTGTTGAAAACTTTAACAAAATCTAGGGAAGGATACACACTCACAGAATTTGAAGAAAACTATGATACAGAACAAATTAAGATTTAGTAGAAATATTTTGATGCAAAGTTACCGTAATTGATTgagataaatataattttcatttttatgtattCCTTAATGAGGTGAAAGGATACCATTTGTATGGTAAAATGCCCGCCGATACGATTTTCAACCACACATGTTAACCTTACCCAAAGCATTGTTGTATGGTACAGGATTTACCGGTACTATGCTAGAGATATAAACTACCGTTGACAGGAACATATCAAAATCAAATCGTTAGTACTgcaaaaaacatatatatcctTAAGGTAACAGTCAACAGGTCCTTCAGTTAACCTTTCCACCTAAAGATATCATGATTATGCAAGATATCACATTCCTGTCTCTGACGTCAAAGCGATTGGAGAGCAAATATTTTCAAGCCCGTACGTACGTTATTAGTTGGTCAGAAGGCTTAAAGTAATAACTTTTATTTCCACCTTGCTCTTTACCAGTCAAAGACAATGATTTTCACAGAAACATTTGTTGTTACATACGGGCATAGATCATCAATTTCACGTCAGTACAGAGCACGTGTGTGAGAATTGATAGTTAAAGTGATTGTCCTATGAAATATCAGCTACTCTTCACTTCACATTTCTAAAGTGCTAACTGACAGGCACAACTGAATTTACGGTATAGACCTATGGTAATTTACCATGATAGAACATTGAATACCTTACATCTTTCACCTCCAAGTTCAAATAATTACATAGACATAGGCTTCTAGTTTAAGTTAGAAAGTAAAACCCGCTTAATAATTGAATAACAGTTAGTATGACATTTTGTACAGATGCATACATCGAGAATGGTGAACTCAACCTCTTGTAAGACCAATAGAAACTCAAAACATTGAACAAAGAAGATTCAATCACGAGTGCATAATGAAATCAGAGtacaaaattgatgaaaatgtaaataaaatgagAGATAAGTATCACGTTTTCACACAAGAGCTTCCAATTATCAGGTAGTCATGATGATTACGAGGACAGCAAATTGTACTTTAGATGTCATATTTTAATTACATAGGTGAGTTGGTGTCAAAGACTCATATCCGCCGTTGAAAGCCTCACTAAGTAATTAATTCTCATCGCCAAACcatgaaatatatttgataGTGGTATTTGAGCACATAATAGCTTTGTAAACCAAGGTAGGATTGTAATAAGGATTTTATCGGCATTATTAAAAGGAAGCTTGTGATTACAATTTTGCACTGTGATTTTCCAAGCTATCATAAGAACGTCTAATTTCCTTTAGAATGTTTGCATGGTCAGTTTGCTTGAATTATCAGTTATTTATTAAGCATATGATAAGTCACTAGAAAGTGGATAAAAGAAACTGGTCTCTAGAAACTGGTTTCTATGCTGATAAAAGTAATCACGTAATGGCTCGGAAGTCTCATGTATAGCTGAACGAAAGTAGCTGATACCTTTCCGTCAATGAGACCTAAATAAGGTTAACTTTAGTTGGCCTTGGTATAGTCACAGTGAACTGATTTATTTCTTTTACATCGATCTTACATTGATCTGCGACTTCAATAATGAAGTGTCAGTAAATTACATCGAAACGGAAAATAAATGCCTACTCAGTCACAGTTAAGTTGGAGATGATGCAAACAAGTTATAAAAAGAGTACAAGCGTTAACGCATAATGGAAAGAAATGATCGTAATGAATACATTGATCGAATAAATGCCGAATATTATGATTCAAATCATCCATGACGCAGTAACCGTAGACTAGTACAAAGCATGATGATAAAGACTTCATAAAGATTATTGTGAGTAATATCTTTCTTCGACTGTAACAACTTTTTTATAACACGATTGATATTTTAGCGAGAAATCTCTCTTGAGTAAAATTTGTCCATCACCTGTGTCTACCATAATTTTAGATGGGATACAAACCTTTAAGTACGAGTTCAGCGTTTCTAATACAATAACATATGCAAGTACACATTCGAGGAGTAGTTTATTGACATTTTCACTGAGTACCATGACTGCAAGTACAATATGAGTACAGGAAAATAAACTGGAGTACGGGTACGCCATCGAATTCCATGCGAGGTTATTTCTGGTAAAATAGACTATTATAGTACCTGATGTATCTTCAGAAATCTTCAAAATCATGTTAAAAGCATAATCTAACATGGAAACCTTATCAAATTGATACAAACGAGTTCGGTATGGCCCAgtaaacacaaaacgttatcataacatttataaaagagcctctaaaatacgTTTTTCTAACGTTTAATGTGGTGTTATGAAAACGTCGACATAACGTtgttatgagatattaatgttatattaacgTTTTAacgaaaacatgttttgaaataatagcctgtaaacgttttcgtgacagaTTTACTACACCACAAaaaacgttatcaaaacaaaagacgaaacgttttaaaaacgtttttgtgtttgctggggaGCACCAGCTTGAATAAAGTCGTGAAATTTGCACGAATCACGCACCTTCGACTTAAGAGCCTTTAAAAACAGACGCTGTTTAAGCAAGTTgaatttatcacaaaatacGACAAAACTGGCAAAGTTTGCTAAATGATTTATCTGTTTTGAACTTAATGTCCCTGTACAACTGTAATCATATATTATTTTAGGAAATTAAACTTTCTTTGTCTATAATAGACATGTTTtgcaaataacatgtttattagCACCTTGCTGTTACCAGAAACTGTCACCGTCTAATAAAACGCTGTCGTGATACCTGGTATGCATAGTTTATTCTTAGCACCAAAATGTACAAAAGATGTAATGACAAGTAACTATGTGATTTAAAAATGAATACCCCCCACCTTCCTCCTTCTCATAAGCTAAAATGTGctaattgaaaatatttactGATCTCATAGCTAATAATTTTCCATTTTATGAAAACTCGTCAAAATTGTAAACGAAAACGATGTTTTCCTTTTAAGAAAACATTAATGGAACTGTCTTCTTGTAATTGCATGCATGCGAAAGTGAGAGAGCTGATTCTTTGTTTGCAGAAAATCTCGTAAGGTtcatcaattttgaaaaatgaaaacttagTATTACATTAATGACAAAATGGAAAAGTGAATGCATTGTTTGCTTCAGGCTTTAAATGATCAGGTTTGAATATTGCGGCAGCAAAACTACTTCCGATAAAACCTTTCACTAATGCACATCAGTAGACATTGTCAGAGCGGACTCTCCGTAATTCAAATGCTTCACGCCATAATTAATATTGAAGCTTACTTCTCAGTAGCTATGAAGTATTTCTTATGTTATTTGCTGTGCGCGGTTGCTATCATCTTTGTATTAAATCAAGGTAAGGCTATACCACCGTTTTGTTATCGTTAAAACTAAACGTTAAAAGATAAGACATTGAAAGACAACCGCAGTTTTCCGTTTACTTAGAACCATAGTCAGATTTGTATCATTCTCAATTAgtatttttgttttagttttaaaataaaattcagtAAGAAGATTGACAATTTTCAGTTAAACCGACCTTATCACTGTGTATAGAGTTAATCGTGAATGTATCCTTACCTTATGGAAAGTCAGCCATGAAGATATTATCACTCAATATAGAGTGATCTGTGAATGAATCATCACCGTATCACTGTATATGAAATAAGGCCGGGAAGCATCATTTACTTAATATCCAGTGAAACTCGTAAGTGTAATCACTATTTGTAAAGAGAGTACCTCTTTTAGGATgacacatttgaaagtaccattaCTCTGTATTAAAAATCTAATTCCATTAATGGAGGACTGGTTTTATCACCACCTCATGTAAAATGAGGCCTGAATATATCACCACCTCATGTAAAATGATACGTAAATATATCACCACCTCATGTGAAATGCGGAGTAGATCTATAAGTATTAGAAACCACTGCTTCCTCCTAAAGTCAGGGCAATACCTTTTCTTCCAGACATAAATTCGTGATATAAGCATTTCTGATTTGCCTTTCTTCCACAATTCTTACAGTTATGAAATTAGCACGCAAGTCGTTACTCTTTAAGTTTTGAGGCGTGAAAAAATAGCCCAATATATGCACGTTCTTTGGTGAAATAAATTTAGTTCCGATTAGTTTTTTAAAACCCAGCCTTATGCAAAGTTTGCAAAACTCGAATCACGTTATTGTCACATTTCGTAACATTAAGATGTAGCAGAGGCCAGGTATCCAATGAGTAATGAGGCTCTAATTCGAGATTACCTACTCAACCAGGCCAACTTCTCAGCAAGGGAGAGGCCTGTTCTTGACTCCGATGACCCTGTCCATGTAATAATGACGATGGAGTTTTATGCAATGCTAGA contains these protein-coding regions:
- the LOC139969616 gene encoding neuronal acetylcholine receptor subunit beta-3-like; protein product: MSTLMDLILWIWFMHAVIAATVQVSTGYAKNNEGQIRDYLLSQVNYSTNDRPVDDSRDSVNVTMGLILFTMMDLNERDQVLTTGCWISLRWQDNRLAWNASDFGNETTVAMYPEEIWTPSIFISNSLDTESMSIASPGRGVLLLTSDGTVSLSTTIVLSTKCSLMVQYFPYDTQLCPLYFFPENQPSEKISLISSSPIDATAKDDNNEWTVVNFTSNNGEYLMPGLTPNNSTSLLSYGVYCLFLQRDPSYYISTLVIPSSVLSLLAFATFCLPPDCGERISLGVSMVLGLTVFQLLVADILPTTKGLPILNQYLSRNFMMACLTIPFSLMNIKLAYGDSKVFLLKFSFTRKLFVEYLPRITMVPSYTERIRNVGTNHMNPVQTKEILGNKFESEFPVMPSTHEDNVSKREKDKIEARTVALVMDKLLLFAFLIAFATFSISTIIQFNQNPGVPPYSCKEY